From Falco naumanni isolate bFalNau1 chromosome 4, bFalNau1.pat, whole genome shotgun sequence:
ACTCATTTGAGAAAACAAGCATAATACTAACCCATCTAGAAAATCTAGTGAAAGAATAAAGCTCACAGCAAACTAGGAAAAGTCAAGACAACCTAGAAGTCAGATCAGCCCACaactgcttcttccttcctggtGTCTTCTGTGAAGTGGAAACTACTACCAAGCTCCCCAAGAATACTTCAAAGCTTTGAAAACAGTCTTTAGTCCTCAGCCAAACAAACGGACTAGCTTACAGAAACGCACTTTACGTGATGAGTAAACTTGTTCGCGTTACTGTGTTGAAACATTTACCTTTTCAAATGTAATAGTCTGAAGAGTTTCCCCCCATCTGAATATTAGTCACATAACATTTTCCCCCTTCAAggttaaaaatgaataaatatttaaacgACAGAGTTGGTCCTGGAAAAAATAAGACTTGTTACAAAGAAGCTAATTCCTGATTAAGTTTGCTCAAATTTAAGCTAGATTTTCCCATCTGCAAATTTTCAGTTGCTTCTTACCTTGACACTGTGTGCACTACACGGCACTGAAATAGCCACATCTTTCCCACTCTGAAGCCTGCACAAGAAAGCCAAGAGACTGCTACATTAGCAAACTACCCAAAAATACCGATATGAACATCTGCAAGCttcagaggggaagaaagattCCAGATTTTATCCAAATTAACATGAAAGGACAACGGAACAGGACTTTTTTTGACCACATTTCCCATGGGATTACCAGCTGAAGTAAAATGTTGCTTGTTTTGACATGCCATTACAGGCTCAAAGGGGATATGAACTCCAGGGAATCTGCTGACCTTCTACGGGTACAAACAGCCCTTCAGGTTTTATTCTTGGATAAAAGTCTATGACAAAAATTGCAGTAAACAGTAAACTATGTTTGAAAATTACCTAATGGAGAGCACTACAATGTTGATATAAAAGGCAGATCTTCAGTTTGTCCATGTACCCCACTGTAGAAGTAAAGATCCGATATATCTGTACACAAAAAAAGGCACCTGACAGTTAGTTGCACAGACTGAGAGAGCTAGGAAATTAACAGTTCGTATCAACATTATTTATAGCCTCTTGCAATTTTACACACAAACCATTGCCCAAAATGGGCAACTCCAAACTTGAGTGTACTCAGAATTACATGTGCATTACTATAGGCTAAAGATCCCATTAAGACACAGATTAAAGGCTAATTTTACAGCAAGGTCTTGCTGTCCAAATACATCAGTGCAGCTGTAAAACTGGGATCTCTAGGGTGTTCAGTCTTCCTATAAGGTCAGCTGTTGGGAACTAATCAAGCAGCTGCTGTACTACCAAACCTTTGCTTAAGAGTTTAATCAGCTTTCAAACTTTTGAATGTAGATAAAGCCCTGTCACGCAAGATACTGAACCTTCACAAACACTGCCAACTGTGGGTGTGAGAACAGTGCTGGATTTCCATGAAGTACATCTCACTTGAGCACCCACTGTGCGGATAGATGGTCAGGTGCTCTAGCACAAGCTGCTTCACCAAGGAAATCCGTTTCCCCATGATGTAATACCCTTCACACATAGTGCAAAATAAACCCTTCTCTGTATCAGTGAGGCCCAAACTTCCCATTCAGTTTACTCCAACATGGGTTTCCTTATACAGTTTTAGACTTTTGCCTCAGGAGACTCATGCAAAACTTTCAGACAAGAGCTGTGCATCAACCTTGATAAGTGGATTCCAGACCATTGGCAAAGCTGAACATGCACACAAGATCTGGTTATATCCCTAAGGGTTAAGACTGGAACTTCCACTAATGTTCTCCAACACAGCTGCCAATCTCATTACATTTAGATTCGTTTGATTGATTCAGCACCTccaaactacaaaaaaaaggcagtttgcATAACTAGCATCTCTGAAAAATGAGcacattcatttaaaacaacGCATCTTCCATACATGGGTTgtcagagatttcttttttctaagaaGGCAGAAGGTGGTTGTGTTATTCAGCATTCCAAACTAGGTACAGAACCTACAACGGCCATGTTTCAGTAGTGTTTCTAGTCCAAATGATTCAGTAGCTAACATCAACATTTGACTCCTTCGGCCTATAGCTCCTCTGTTTGGACTGGCTAGTTTACAGCATTCCTGAGCCAAGTAATTAGCATGGGTCCTACACCACATGCAAGGGccataaagaaagaataaaaactttGATCTAACCCTCCAGCAAATTTTAACAGAACATCGGCTGCTCTCCTTCACTGCAACATAATATCCTTCAGATTCTCTTGAAGGATCGTGTCCTTCACAGCATGAAACACAAAGCGAATGTTTTCAGTGTCTATGGCAGTGGTGAAGTGATGGAAGAGCGGCTTACTACGGTTTCTCCTCTTTCTGTCAAAGCACTGCACCAGATAACGTTGAACATCTTCTAGCCTGTGAGGGTCACCTTTGAAGTCCGAGAAATACTTCTTAATGCTGACAGTCTTTACCTTCTCTACAAGAAGATCCATCTTGTTGAGGAATAGAATAATGgaaacattaaagaaaagcttGTTATTGACTATTGTCTCAAAGATATTCATGGACTCCACAAGTCTATTTGTGCGCCTGTCTTCCATGAGAACCTGATCATATTCACTGGAGGAGACCATAAACAAAATTGAAGTTATTCCATCAAAGCACTGGAACCACTTTTGACGCTGAGATCTCTGTCCACCTACATCCACCATcttgaaaggtatttttttaatgatgaaatCATGCTCTACTATCCCCTTTGTGGCTTTTCTAGCCAGCAAAATATCTTGTTTGCTGGggaaataattctgtaaaagaaagaagaaatgtgtcaACAAAAGTCCTTCAAAATGCTGGCTAATGCCAGTATTAAAGTAACGGGAGAAATCAATAGGaaccatgatttttttaatcatcaaaTGAAAAACGAATACTCGAGAATAATGAACTGTTGACCATTTATCTGAGCACACTGATAAACAGCTACAGAAGATCCTGAGACAtatgagaataaaaatatagGACTAATGCACTTATTcacatttttatctttcaaGCCTCATTTTCAGGCTGAAGTGTATTTTTTCCACTATGAAATTCTTAGCTACACTGTTATCACCATTTAGGTAGCGTTCAGTAAAGCAGATCACCAAGTCATCCCTAAaagtggtgttttgttttgttttgtttttttttttttccttttttttaaaaaatctagttTTTCATGGTTCATTACTCTTACAAAGGATGTATTGCAAACTTTAGTGGAAATAATTCTTCTGGGTTCACACTCCATGACCAGTGGGAACAGCAACATGTTCTATGACAGGTTCTGGCCCAGACTACCCTACCACCGTAGGAAAATTTGCTCTTCAGAAGCTTATCACCGCTACTCTTCAGATCTCCTGAAGGATGTTTTCATTACAGATTTTGAATCTCATAGGtgctagtaatttttttttttaatttggtaaggcttcattctgctccctttAAGTAGCACCAACCATCAGATCATCACAGAAAGTGAATGATATCCAGAGACTGTGTAAAAGGACAGGTAAAAAAACCTGTGCATTGCATACAACTTCCGTAAACAGTATTTGTTATCTTGTCAAAAAAGATTAAGCAAATACTAAGCTTCAGGTTTTTTACTCTTTCTATTTACTACTGCTAGAGAGAGAACACTGAAGTTATTTAatacattattatttaataaaacccTCACAAACTAAAAAGCATTAATTATAGCACATCCAGGCTTCTATTatctttttcagctcttttggttcagaaagcaaaaggtaTGTCTTACCAGCTGACCAATCCGATCCAGGTTATCCAGGAAGTATTTCACCGATTCACcctgtggaaaaggaaagagatggGAACTAAGCTTGTTTCTAGGATAGCAAATCCAACTGAACTGTATCACCTTTTCACTTTCCAACATGCACTGAGGTCTAACAGAGCAGTATCCCAGGTGGAAGCTTGGACAACATCCCGATATGCTTCAGGAGCTGGAACAGCAGAAGTACAGTATAGCCTAATTCACGTAAACTGCTGATCATGAAGTAGAGCTGCCATAATATACTACTGACATGTAGGTAAGGTAGTATTTCTTCTAAAAGCAATTCTGTCTTAGTTCTAGAAAAATCAAAGTTGAGTAGAGATCTGAATAAATGCTCAAATTATCTAGTTAATCTTTACAATAAAAGGGAAGTATTACTTAAATCAGTCCTTTGGTTTAAAGAACTAggctttttccctttgtatGACAAACACCATTAACTGACACTGGGTGGGAGCAAAAATTAAGCACATTTGTAAGAAACCAACatattttgttcaaaatttGTAACAATGAGCAAGACCATATCCTAGACTAGTTGGCATAtctttagaaaaaggaaagatttaagTCATCCACAATTTGTGATAATTTAAGCTAGACTTGTTtgtcaaaaaaaggaaaggaacgTTCTGAAGGACTTTCTCTTCTAGAGATTGTTTCCCTTTTAGGCTCAAGAGTTATAACAATGGATTTGATCATTTCATGCAAAATCCTTCAGTAGTTATACTGAGAAGAACATAGGCaatgtttagaaagaaaatttattcaTGTTCTGAAAATGGGCAAGGGAAGTTTTGTGAGGGTTTCATTGTgatgtttgtttggtttgggtttttttgtgtttgcttttttttttttttttaaacaagcttcCCAGCTTCCCCATGTATCACACTCAAATCAAGTGCCACTTCACACTTGTGGATAGAAGCAGCCCTGCACATACTTTTTAGAAGTAATAAAATTGTTTCCACATAGATGCAAACTTTACTTCTGGAGTAAAACTATCTTTGGCAGAAGTCCATTCTCCTTCAAACACTTCCCTTTCTTCAGATGAAGATGATCTGTTCAGTAAGAAAGTGTTCCTTGTTGTTTAGGACATGTGTTTTGCAGTTGTATCCATGTCATAAGAACAGTAAAATGGTAAATCTTGCTGTCTTTTAATAATATTAGGCATCAAAAGACATTACATACATCACAGATCAGGGCTGTGTCAGTAATGACCAAGCTGACAGTAGGTACCTTCACCAAGTCACTAATTCAGAATGAGAACACTCCCAAAATACCATCTCAGATTTCAACAGCAATATAAATTCTTAAACCATATGTTCTCCTCTACACCATAGGCTTGAGACAGCAGAATAGAATTATTCTCCTCCAGTGCAACTGTGAACAGATGGCAACACAAcagttcattttgaaaaatcagactGGAGGTCTGAGGATTCAGTGTACTGTACAAGTACATACTTTCAGCATAAGGTATAGACAAAAAGGAGCTGTAGTTTATTATT
This genomic window contains:
- the GNA12 gene encoding guanine nucleotide-binding protein subunit alpha-12 isoform X2 produces the protein MIFCHNHQEDEIKYQDRTFKYKIGFQNTMFQGCRVLVDARDKLGIPWQYTENEKHGMFLMAFENKAGMPIEPATFQLYVPALSALWRDSGIKEAFSRRSEYQLGESVKYFLDNLDRIGQLNYFPSKQDILLARKATKGIVEHDFIIKKIPFKMVDVGGQRSQRQKWFQCFDGITSILFMVSSSEYDQVLMEDRRTNRLVESMNIFETIVNNKLFFNVSIILFLNKMDLLVEKVKTVSIKKYFSDFKGDPHRLEDVQRYLVQCFDRKRRNRSKPLFHHFTTAIDTENIRFVFHAVKDTILQENLKDIMLQ
- the GNA12 gene encoding guanine nucleotide-binding protein subunit alpha-12 isoform X1; translated protein: MSGVVRTLSRCLLPAEATGRAGEQPRREGKERSRDAEREARRRSREIDAMLARERRAVRRLVKILLLGAGESGKSTFLKQMRIIHGREFDQKALLEFRATIYENILKGCRVLVDARDKLGIPWQYTENEKHGMFLMAFENKAGMPIEPATFQLYVPALSALWRDSGIKEAFSRRSEYQLGESVKYFLDNLDRIGQLNYFPSKQDILLARKATKGIVEHDFIIKKIPFKMVDVGGQRSQRQKWFQCFDGITSILFMVSSSEYDQVLMEDRRTNRLVESMNIFETIVNNKLFFNVSIILFLNKMDLLVEKVKTVSIKKYFSDFKGDPHRLEDVQRYLVQCFDRKRRNRSKPLFHHFTTAIDTENIRFVFHAVKDTILQENLKDIMLQ